A region from the Paenarthrobacter aurescens genome encodes:
- a CDS encoding GTP-binding protein: MHLTVLSSLDSQCRETAAARLGQTHSNSVVVLHDLLDGSLVLRRVYRNGQLFERETTVLEHGCLSCTVRLDVVPTAERLASCGFDHIVLGLPPGVAAAMAVAELRRGLSGPAVIDNAVLALDPADLDDHMWDRHTLFESGFTSMPSDERTSGEFLIGEFGQVDTVMVHPGLGAVLTGESREGTAQWRLGLELLGQLAFHAGVVGAAEDYRPGCFDDAEAAARNRPGVVRVPVSEADGSYRTVLHKAGRPLHPGRFRDALPHLAAGTHWLRGRLWIASAPQTRIAVQGIGPRVWLESTGKWLADSAESAPVFARPGKAGTDVDSLLDWHPNHGDRGTVLAITRRKEDVDPKEIRHLLDGCQLTEAEMKQDFGVWDDPLELSDAL; this comes from the coding sequence ATGCATCTCACAGTCCTCAGTTCCCTGGACAGCCAGTGCCGCGAAACAGCCGCGGCCAGGCTCGGCCAAACCCACAGCAACTCCGTAGTGGTCCTTCATGATCTTCTGGACGGCTCCTTGGTGTTGCGGAGGGTTTACCGGAACGGCCAGTTGTTCGAGCGCGAAACCACGGTCCTGGAGCATGGCTGCCTCAGCTGCACTGTCAGACTGGATGTAGTTCCCACCGCGGAACGCCTCGCCTCCTGCGGCTTTGACCACATAGTCCTTGGCCTCCCGCCCGGAGTTGCGGCGGCGATGGCCGTGGCGGAGCTTCGGCGGGGCCTGAGTGGCCCGGCGGTGATCGATAACGCAGTACTGGCCCTGGACCCCGCGGACCTGGATGACCATATGTGGGACCGCCACACGCTGTTTGAATCCGGGTTCACCTCCATGCCTTCCGATGAGCGCACCAGCGGTGAATTCCTGATTGGCGAGTTCGGGCAGGTGGACACTGTCATGGTCCACCCCGGACTGGGTGCGGTACTGACGGGCGAATCCCGTGAAGGCACCGCGCAATGGCGGTTGGGCCTTGAGCTGCTGGGCCAGTTGGCGTTCCATGCAGGGGTTGTGGGTGCGGCAGAGGACTACCGGCCGGGCTGCTTTGACGACGCCGAGGCAGCGGCGCGCAACCGTCCCGGCGTCGTGCGTGTGCCCGTCAGCGAAGCGGACGGTTCCTACCGCACGGTGCTTCACAAGGCCGGCCGGCCGTTGCACCCCGGGCGTTTCCGGGACGCACTGCCTCATCTGGCAGCAGGGACGCACTGGCTCCGAGGCCGCCTCTGGATCGCATCAGCGCCCCAAACGAGGATTGCCGTCCAAGGAATCGGGCCACGTGTGTGGCTTGAAAGTACAGGAAAGTGGTTGGCCGACTCCGCCGAATCAGCTCCTGTCTTTGCGCGCCCGGGGAAAGCGGGGACGGACGTGGACTCCCTTCTTGACTGGCATCCCAACCATGGCGATCGCGGAACGGTCCTGGCCATTACCAGGAGGAAAGAGGATGTGGACCCGAAGGAAATCCGCCATCTTCTGGACGGTTGCCAACTGACCGAAGCCGAGATGAAGCAGGACTTTGGAGTCTGGGACGATCCCCTGGAACTCAGCGACGCCCTCTGA
- the ykgO gene encoding type B 50S ribosomal protein L36 produces MKVRNSLRALKKIPGAQIVRRRGRTFVINKNNPRMKARQG; encoded by the coding sequence ATGAAGGTCAGGAATTCCCTGCGTGCCCTCAAGAAGATCCCCGGCGCCCAGATTGTGCGCAGGCGCGGGCGGACCTTTGTCATCAACAAGAACAACCCACGGATGAAGGCGCGGCAGGGCTAA